The following proteins are encoded in a genomic region of Deinococcus betulae:
- the cbiQ gene encoding cobalt ECF transporter T component CbiQ has translation MFELDQYAQTNRLAPLPAAWKVGAGLGALLVVISLDSPAVHALVLLVMATLTVGAAGIPLRPYLRLYTIPASFIALSLLTVALSVTRSPEPLLWAVPLGGGFVGLSESGVDAALLLFTRSLSGISTTYFIALTTPVYQWAGLLHRLKVPREFTELTILVYRFVTIFAEELDTMRQASDLKFGQRNPRVMIRSAAALAGLLFTRVMNSYGGWQRALDLKLYRGEFHL, from the coding sequence ATGTTTGAGCTTGACCAGTATGCCCAGACCAACCGCCTCGCGCCCTTGCCGGCGGCCTGGAAGGTGGGCGCCGGGCTGGGGGCGCTGCTGGTCGTCATTTCGCTGGACTCGCCCGCCGTGCACGCCCTGGTGCTGCTGGTCATGGCCACCCTGACGGTCGGTGCGGCGGGTATTCCGCTGCGGCCCTACCTGCGGCTGTACACCATTCCGGCATCGTTCATCGCGCTGAGCCTGCTGACCGTCGCGCTCAGCGTCACGCGCTCGCCAGAGCCGCTGCTGTGGGCGGTGCCGCTGGGCGGGGGGTTTGTCGGCCTGAGTGAATCGGGCGTGGACGCCGCGCTGCTGCTCTTTACGCGCAGTCTCTCGGGCATCAGCACCACGTACTTCATTGCGCTGACCACGCCCGTCTACCAGTGGGCCGGGCTGCTGCACCGCCTGAAGGTGCCGCGTGAATTTACTGAACTGACCATCCTGGTTTACCGCTTCGTAACCATCTTTGCCGAGGAACTGGACACCATGCGGCAGGCGAGCGACCTGAAATTTGGGCAGCGGAACCCCAGGGTCATGATCCGTTCGGCGGCGGCGCTGGCAGGCCTGCTGTTCACCCGTGTCATGAACAGTTACGGGGGCTGGCAGCGGGCCCTGGACCTCAAGCTCTACCGGGGAGAGTTTCACCTGTAA
- a CDS encoding energy-coupling factor ABC transporter substrate-binding protein, translated as MKPSANLTPLGRLAIVLCIAALVILPLVFLKGAEFGGADGQAEAAITQIDKTYKPWASPLIEPASGEIESLLFALQAALGAGVIFYYLGYQQGRRRGRGSEAPEVRDAEL; from the coding sequence GTGAAGCCCTCAGCTAACCTGACCCCACTGGGCCGACTGGCCATCGTGCTGTGTATTGCCGCCCTGGTGATCCTGCCGCTCGTGTTCCTGAAAGGCGCCGAATTTGGCGGCGCCGATGGGCAGGCCGAGGCAGCCATCACGCAGATTGACAAGACCTACAAACCGTGGGCCTCTCCCCTCATTGAGCCGGCCAGCGGCGAGATTGAGTCGCTGCTCTTTGCCTTGCAGGCAGCGCTGGGAGCAGGTGTCATTTTTTACTACCTCGGGTATCAGCAGGGGCGCCGGAGGGGGCGCGGCAGTGAAGCGCCGGAAGTGCGGGACGCCGAGTTGTGA
- a CDS encoding energy-coupling factor ABC transporter permease yields MFRPQFRGRQVVALSGAAALLLGSQAQAMHIMEGFLPREWALAWFVITVPFFVLGLRRLRQMMRDHPEKKLLLALAGAFVFLLSALKLPSVTGSCSHPTGVGLGAILFGPLPMVVLGVIVLLFQALLLAHGGLTTLGANAFSMAVAGPFVAYAVWRVLQRAGANRNVSIFTAAALADLLTYVVTSVQLGLVFPDPAGGVAASTLKFLGIFALTQIPIAIAEGLLTVLVLDKVVEFEGEGAVREALS; encoded by the coding sequence GTGTTCAGACCTCAATTCAGGGGGCGGCAGGTGGTGGCCCTGAGCGGCGCCGCCGCGCTGCTGCTCGGCTCGCAGGCGCAGGCCATGCACATCATGGAAGGCTTTCTTCCCAGGGAATGGGCCCTGGCGTGGTTTGTCATCACCGTGCCCTTTTTTGTTCTGGGTTTGCGGCGGCTGCGGCAGATGATGCGCGACCATCCCGAGAAAAAGCTGCTGCTCGCGCTGGCCGGGGCATTCGTCTTTCTGCTCTCGGCGCTGAAACTGCCCTCGGTGACGGGGTCCTGCTCGCACCCGACCGGGGTGGGCCTGGGCGCCATTCTTTTTGGTCCGCTGCCGATGGTGGTGCTAGGGGTCATTGTGCTGCTGTTTCAGGCGCTGCTGCTGGCGCACGGCGGCCTGACCACGCTGGGCGCCAACGCTTTTTCGATGGCGGTGGCTGGGCCTTTCGTGGCCTACGCGGTCTGGCGCGTCCTGCAGCGGGCAGGGGCGAACCGCAATGTCAGCATCTTTACCGCTGCGGCGCTGGCCGACCTGCTGACCTACGTGGTGACCTCTGTGCAGCTGGGCCTGGTGTTTCCTGACCCGGCAGGTGGCGTAGCGGCGTCCACCCTGAAATTCCTGGGCATCTTCGCGCTGACGCAGATCCCGATTGCCATTGCCGAGGGGCTGCTGACCGTGCTGGTGCTGGATAAAGTCGTTGAATTCGAGGGCGAGGGGGCTGTTCGTGAAGCCCTCAGCTAA
- a CDS encoding energy-coupling factor ABC transporter ATP-binding protein — translation MSAPLLSTHDLSYTYRDGTQALRGVSLDFGLGAVTALIGANGAGKSTLFLNLLGLLKPSGGQVRFQGQPLGYKKSALDAYRQRVTLVVQDPDRQIFYARVADDVAFALRNLGLPDAEIQERVEGALRATGTEALRHKAVHSLSYGQKKRVALAGALALRPDVLLLDEPTAGLDPAMTEDMIDLLGRLRDGGTRLIVSSHDIDFIYAVSDHVFLLGRGEVQASGAPAEVFRDAALLRGCHLRQPWLVALHSQTGLPLFPTPEALFAHLKGGRL, via the coding sequence ATGAGTGCCCCACTTCTGTCCACCCACGACCTGAGCTACACCTACCGCGACGGCACCCAGGCGCTGCGGGGCGTGAGTCTGGATTTCGGCCTGGGGGCTGTGACGGCCCTGATCGGGGCGAACGGCGCCGGCAAAAGCACCCTGTTTCTGAATCTGCTGGGCCTCCTGAAACCCAGCGGCGGCCAGGTGCGCTTTCAGGGGCAGCCGCTGGGCTACAAAAAAAGCGCGCTGGACGCCTACCGCCAGCGCGTGACGCTGGTTGTTCAGGACCCGGACCGGCAGATTTTCTACGCCCGCGTGGCCGACGACGTGGCCTTTGCTCTGCGCAACCTGGGCCTGCCCGACGCCGAGATTCAGGAGCGGGTGGAGGGGGCCCTGCGCGCTACCGGCACTGAGGCCCTGCGCCACAAAGCTGTGCATTCCCTCTCCTACGGCCAGAAAAAGCGCGTGGCGCTGGCCGGGGCCCTGGCGCTGCGCCCGGACGTGCTGCTGCTCGACGAGCCCACCGCCGGCCTGGACCCCGCCATGACAGAGGACATGATTGACCTGCTGGGGCGGCTGCGGGATGGCGGCACACGCCTGATCGTGTCCTCGCACGACATAGACTTTATCTATGCCGTGTCTGACCACGTCTTTCTGCTGGGGCGCGGTGAGGTGCAGGCCAGCGGCGCCCCAGCGGAGGTGTTCCGTGACGCGGCCCTGCTGCGCGGCTGTCATCTGCGTCAGCCGTGGCTGGTGGCCCTGCACAGCCAGACCGGCCTGCCGCTGTTCCCGACGCCAGAAGCCTTGTTCGCTCACCTGAAAGGAGGGCGGCTGTGA